The genomic DNA TAAAGGAAGAGGTTGGAATGGTACTTCTTCTGTTAACTCAAGTAATACTTATATTTCCTCTGATATTAAACCAGAAAGCACTTCTACTTGGGAAATTGGTGCAAACGTTAAACTTTTAGGAAATCGTTTAGGTTTAGATGTTGCGTATTACAAGTCTAGAGATTATAATAACATTATTAATAGTTCTGTTTCTAAGCCATCTGCATACTCTTATGTATTGTTAAATGGAGATGAGTATCAAAGACAAGGATTAGAATTTGTATTGAGTGGTAAACCTGTGAAAACAGAGAATTTTAAATGGGACATTAGTGCTAATCTAAGTAAGAATGAAAGAACTCAAACTGAAATTTATGGAGGTAAAGATAAAACAGCTAATAATATAAAAGTTGGAGAGCGTACAGATGCCATTTATACAGAAGTATATCAAACGAACCCAAATGGAGATATTATTTACAAGAACGGACTACCTGTAGCAGATCCTTACAACAGATTTATAGGGAACTCAAATTCAGATTGGGTCTTCGGAATTACAAATAATTTATCTTATAAGAACTTTGATTTTTCATTCTCTTTCGACGGAAGAAACGGAGGTGTAATTTATTCTACTACAAATCAAAAAATGTGGTGGGGAGGCACACATTCTGGTACTGTAAATCAATTTAGAGATGATGCTAATAATGGCAATAGTACATATGTAGGACAAGGTGTTGTTGTAACAGGAGGTGATGTTACTTATAATGTAGATGGAGGTATTCTTTCAGATACTCGTACTTATAAAGAGAATGATGTTGCAATTAATTACATCAACTTTATGCAAAAAACATCAAATAGAGCTAATTATAACCATCACTATTATTCTCAATCTTTTATCAAGTTACGTGAGGTTACTTTAAGCTATAGGTTTGATGAGCAAGTACTAAGTAACACCTTTTTTAATGCAGCAAGCCTTTCATTGGTTGGGCGCAATTTATTGTTGTTCTCAGATGCGCCAAATATTGATCCAGATTCTGGTTCAGACAATTTACAAACACCATCTACACGTAATATAGGTATCAATCTTAAATTAAAATTTTAATTCAATTACAATGAAAAGCTATATAAAATATAACGTTATAATTTTTTCAATATTGATGTTTTTATCATGCACAAATATTGAAGAATTACAAAATGATCCAAATAGAACCACAGAAGCTACACCAGATTTAATTTTAACAAAACTTTGTATCAACGCATTTAGCAATGTATCATTAGATGCTGCTTTAGCCTCAAGGCAAATGGCAAATGTAGATTCAAATGCAGACAGTCAATACTATACTTGGAATAGAGCTTCTTTTAATAATTATGATAATTTGAGGGAAGTTGTGCTAATGAGAAAAGAAGCAGAAAGAACAGGTGATACACATTATTTGTTTTTAGCAGATTTCTTTGAAGCCTATTTTATTGTGAATACCACCAGTTTTTTTGGAGATATTCCGTATGCTGAAGCTTTAAAACTTACAGAAGGAATTTCACAGCCAAAATACGATTCACAAAAAGAAATATTTTTAAAGGTATTGAATAAGTTGAAAGAAGCTTCAACTAATTTACCAAGCTCAGGAATTAGCTTTAAAGGAGATATTATTTATAATGGAAACCCTCTAAAATGGAAAAAACTAATCAATTCTTTTTATTTAAAAGTATTGCTGCAATTATCTAAACATGCCGGTGATGCAGATTTGAATATAAAAGGAAGGTTTAGTGAAATTATTTCCAATCCAACTTTGTATCCTTTAATTGAAAACAATGATGAAAGTGGTCAGTTGAAGTTTTTAGATATTGTAGAAAATAGATTTCCTCTATTTAATAGTAATAGCTTGCAAACAGCTTACACAATGGAAAAGACTTTTATAGACAAAATGAAAAGTTTAGAAGACCCAAGGTTGTTTGAAATAGCACAAAAAATGTCTTCAGCAGCTAGTTTAAGTACAACTGATTTTAATGCGTATAATGGCGTTTTAGGAAGTGGATTGTTAAGCGATAATCAAACGCAAAATACAAATGGAAATTCGTCTAGAATTAATGAAAACTACTTTTCAAACCCTGTTAATAAACCGAGTTTTGTTATTAGTTATGCAGAATTGAATTTTATTTTATCTGAAGCAATTGTTAGAGGTTGGGTTTCTGGTGATGCACAAGAGTATTATCAAAAAGGAATTGAGTCATCATTTACTTTTTACGAAGTTTCAGATAAGGCGGCAACATACC from Polaribacter sp. ALD11 includes the following:
- a CDS encoding SusD/RagB family nutrient-binding outer membrane lipoprotein; amino-acid sequence: MFLSCTNIEELQNDPNRTTEATPDLILTKLCINAFSNVSLDAALASRQMANVDSNADSQYYTWNRASFNNYDNLREVVLMRKEAERTGDTHYLFLADFFEAYFIVNTTSFFGDIPYAEALKLTEGISQPKYDSQKEIFLKVLNKLKEASTNLPSSGISFKGDIIYNGNPLKWKKLINSFYLKVLLQLSKHAGDADLNIKGRFSEIISNPTLYPLIENNDESGQLKFLDIVENRFPLFNSNSLQTAYTMEKTFIDKMKSLEDPRLFEIAQKMSSAASLSTTDFNAYNGVLGSGLLSDNQTQNTNGNSSRINENYFSNPVNKPSFVISYAELNFILSEAIVRGWVSGDAQEYYQKGIESSFTFYEVSDKAATYLSNSNVALVAGREIQQILDQKHIATFLNSGWVSFFDFLRTGYPVLDVSGAGTAGVSVPRRWMYPNEESIDNPINLSEAIKRQFSSGDKISEGTWLFE